From one Rhodamnia argentea isolate NSW1041297 chromosome 1, ASM2092103v1, whole genome shotgun sequence genomic stretch:
- the LOC115738836 gene encoding putative polyketide hydroxylase has product MVVTRSLKLCNGLFDIGSGTKFHPSSCSRTRGLSVSASTSGRDGDGAPLPVLIVGAGPVGLVLSILLTKLGVKCSIVEKNKTFSSHPQAHFINNRTMEVFRKMNGLAEEIQKSQPPVDLWRKFIYCSSLTGSVLGTVDHMQPQDFEKVVSPVSVAHFSQYKLTRLLVEHLKKLNFQIREADNQEGLDCEAPRAREILMGHECISIDTTSNRFVTATVSNIDGGKCNERQLRCSTLVGADGAGSNVRRLLGISLRGEKELQKLVSVHFLSKDLGQHLLRERPGMLYFIFNTEAIGVLVAHDLEQGEFVLQMPFYPPQQNVQDFEPKICEKIIFKLVGQELGDIDVIDVKPWVMHAEVAEKFLSCDHRVIIAGDAAHRFPPAGGFGMNTGIQDAHNLAWKLASVLKGISPSLFLHTYEAERKPIAIFNATLSVQNFKAAMAVPSSLGLDPAVANSVHRVVSDGFGSILPSKVQKAILDGAFSLGRAQLSTFFLNENNPLGSSRLAKLKRIFDEGKSLQLQFPAEDLGFRYLDGALIPDLDSTSVRLPVPTGRRRDYIPSADPGSRLPHMNVRVWSDSGKEENMSTLDLIRGDKIEFLLIIAPIEDSYNLARAAFKVAEGFRVSARACVVWPVEAGNGFGGGSKAALAPWENYLDVQEVKNPAVSPSSSWWELCRMTNRGAILVRPDEHIAWRMKSEIVGDPMLEMQKAFSALLGVTLKVV; this is encoded by the exons ATGGTGGTCACACGTTCTCTCAAGCTTTGCAATGGTCTCTTCGACATTGGATCCGGAACCAAATTCCATCCGTCTTCATGCTCTCGCACCAGAGGGTTATCAGTCTCCGCCTCCACGAGCGGGCGCGACGGCGACGGCGCACCGCTTCCGGTTCTGATCGTCGGCGCCGGTCCCGTCGGCTTGGTTCTCTCCATCCTTCTCACGAAGCTAG GAGTGAAGTGTTCGATTGTGGAGAAGAACAAGACATTTTCTAGCCATCCACAGGCTCACTTCATCAATAACCGTACAATGGAG GTGTTCCGCAAAATGAATGGCTTGGCGGAGGAAATTCAAAAATCTCAACCGCCTGTTGACCTGTGGAGGAAGTTCATATATTGCAGTTCACTCACCGGTTCAGTTCTAGGGACTGTTGACCATATGCAACCTCAGG ATTTTGAAAAGGTTGTCAGCCCTGTCTCTGTGGCACACTTTTCACAGTACAAATTAACAAGGTTATTAGTTGAGCATCTGAAAAAGCTCAACTTCCAAATCCGTGAAGCAGACAACCAAGAAGGCCTGGATTGTGAAGCTCCCAGGGCAAGAGAAATACTGATGGGGCACGAATGCATCTCCATCGATACTACTTCTAACCGATTTGTAACTGCCACTGTCTCTAACATTGATGGAGGAAAGTGTAATGAGAGACAATTGCGGTGCAGTACTCTTGTCGGTGCAGATGGGGCTGGGAGTAATGTCAGAAGGCTTTTAGGAATTAGTTTGAGAGGTGAAAAGGAGTTACAAAAGCTTGTCAGTGTTCATTTTCTTAGCAAAGACCTTGGGCAACATCTCCTCAGGGAGAGGCCTGGCATGTTATACTTTATCTTCAATACTGAAGCTATTGGAGTTCTTGTTGCTCATGATCTGGAGCAAGGAGAATTTGTTTTGCAG ATGCCATTCTATCCGCCTCAGCAAAATGTACAGGATTTTGAGCCGAAG atATGTGAGAAGATAATTTTCAAGTTGGTTGGCCAAGAACTTGGGGACATAGATGTAATTGACGTAAAACCATGGGTGATGCATGCTGAAGTTGCAGAGAAGTTTCTTTCCTGTGACCATCGAGTCATAATTGCTGGTGATGCGGCTCATCGATTTCCTCCAGCTGGTGGTTTTG GAATGAACACTGGAATCCAGGATGCACACAATCTTGCTTGGAAACTGGCTTCTGTCTTGAAGGGTATTTCGCCATCTTTGTTTCTTCATACCTATGAAGCAGAACGTAAGCCG ATTGCCATCTTTAATGCTACATTGAGTGTTCAAAACTTCAAAGCAGCCATGGCAGTTCCATCTTCTCTAGGTCTTGATCCTGCTGTTGCAAACTCAG TACATCGAGTTGTCAGTGACGGTTTTGGTTCCATTCTACCATCCAAAGTTCAGAAGGCAATTTTGGATGGAGCTTTTAGCTTAGGCCGTGCACAGCTTTCAACATTTTTTCTTAACGAAAACAACCCCCTGGGATCATCAAGACTGGCAAAACTGAAACGCATATTTGATGAAGGGAAAAGCCTTCAACTGCAGTTTCCTGCTGAGGATCTTGGCTTCAG GTACCTTGATGGCGCACTTATTCCTGATCTTGATAGTACCTCGGTTCGACTTCCAGTACCTACTGGCCGTCGGAGGGACTATATACCATCTGCAGATCCAGGATCAAGGCTTCCCCACATGAATGTGAGGGTATGGTCAGATTCTGGGAAAGAG GAAAATATGTCAACTCTTGACCTCATACGTGGAGATAAGATTGAGTTCCTCCTCATCATTGCACCAATCGAAGATTCCTACAATCTCGCTCGTGCTGCTTTCAAGGTGGCTGAAGGATTTAGAGTATCTGCTAGAGCCTGTGTAGTGTGGCCTGTCGAAGCTGGTAATGGGTTTGGAGGAGGTAGTAAGGCTGCATTGGCACCTTGGGAAAATTACTTAGACGTTCAGGAAGTTAAGAATCCAGCAGTGTCGCCTTCTTCCTCCTGGTGGGAGTTGTGCCGGATGACCAACAGAGGGGCGATCCTGGTCAGGCCCGATGAGCATATCGCTTGGCGCATGAAATCTGAAATCGTAGGAGATCCTATGTTGGAGATGCAAAAGGCTTTTTCTGCACTGCTGGGTGTGACGTTGAAGGTGGTATAG
- the LOC115738839 gene encoding uncharacterized membrane protein YuiD-like produces MRRVLNEMAASGSSIQSSVSSSKAAASSSSSSPSIFTNYALISALVAFTIAQSIKLFTSWYKERRWDLKRLVGSGGMPSSHSATVTALAVAIGFQDGFGGTSFAIALILALVVMYDATGVRLQAGRQAEVLNQIVYELPAEHPLAESRPLRELLGHTPPQVIAGGLLGIITASVGHMIILTCG; encoded by the exons ATGAGACGGGTGCTGAATGAGATGGCGGCATCTGGATCGTCGATCCAGAGCTCGGTTTCGTCGTCGAAGGCGGCGGCCtcgtcgtcgtcctcgtcgCCGTCGATCTTCACCAACTACGCTCTCATCTCCGCTCTCGTCGCGTTCACCATCGCTCAGTCCATCAAGCTCTTCACCTCCTG GTATAAGGAAAGGAGATGGGATCTCAAACGACTTGTTGGATCTGGAGGGATGCCATCTTCTCATTCTGCAACCGTGACAGCTCTTGCAGTAGCAATTGGGTTTCAAGATGGCTTCGGAGGAACATCATTCGCCATTGCATTGATCTTAGCATTGGTG GTGATGTATGACGCAACTGGTGTCAGGTTACAGGCTGGACGTCAGGCAGAG GTGTTAAATCAGATTGTGTATGAACTTCCTGCTGAGCACCCCCTTGCTGAGAGCAGGCCACTGCGTGAACTTCTGGGCCATACTCCTCCTCAG GTCATCGCTGGTGGGCTTCTCGGGATAATTACTGCATCGGTAGGGCATATGATCATCCTGACATGCGGTTGA
- the LOC115738917 gene encoding uncharacterized protein LOC115738917 — protein sequence MPPSPALRCSPGREVRAESHKRGRSLEGGLLFREKDDDLALFKEMQTRERDNFLLQSDDDLEDVFSTKLTHFSDFKLGISIPGRGESSDLLNADGEKNDYEWLLTPPDTPLFPSLDDDTPPANVVPRGRPRSQPISISRSSTMEKSYRSSRGSASPSRSSPSPRSGNSAAQSRGRPSSARHASPTPSLQNATPPQRPSTPPSKTSVSAPRSSTPTSRRMSSGFSSTSGSGVRGASPVKTSRGNSASPKIRAWQANIPGFSTEVPPNLRTSLADRPASYVRGSSPASRNSRQSVSPTASRSVASSYGHERDHFSSHSRGSVASSGDDDVDSLQSIQVGSLDRSTLRKVGSSPNRRSLVSSRTKAVSSVSAPKRSLDPALRQTDHRKAPQNMFRPLLSSVPSSTFYIGKAGSMHRPMVSRNSSVTTSSNASSDHGTGTVLAAEGSDQNRDDKTCESGGGIYATVDQEIFEFDKGDTATEDMGSEIYAAHQSLNIPVSDFEVGTVVESGHANAEDSCQDSVIEKVTAASEVDDFRDLVLCSICGCPYDASESVENEENLCSKCRRKEDIFLEADMVVAGDFTLTPIDTPDKHQHLNQVLPVVECESQGVIDVDEPRVLLGEENNRLRESFSKEQSQVHLLGKSSPKHLIAGDNEIFSNERENFAPRVGSSPSHADATNQELQQYTDHKKIDVTEGAGISLLLKRSSSSKGHVIQGRTYTVSAIPRDDLSYARDSSTSMRSSYGRESISGSSSVDFSSSRQTDVRIHRQLSGLKSESEDYKYDIKTQSIGSSFSGFSNHASQGFGLAASMHDFSEDHVGSVDTDAEESILASLEKKHALETTDAVRTSTMSTSNGVDTFESNESSKALNASTTDLSSHAIRMGLEDNTVVSSNVTDTISLENGAVLQGNSRVITEMDASAVAAPGSSAGEGAGLLSSGASALDCSDVPADHSLVSSSEMETMNGQSRSLSESEHKSESKSPETLETEMNASAQEPKTSDHGHGIQEESTVTMEARAGSRGRSLTLEEATDTILFCSSIVHDLAYKAATIAMEKEPAVPLEGSHPAVTILGKSTTETRDPRRGRIVSKRSLKSQKARQRQVETEKNLPSSKTENDENIDESLMRNVGIPNKLDTVKPPKLESKCNCTIM from the exons ATGCCTCCTTCTCCGGCATTGCGATGCTCTCCAGGGAGAGAGGTGAGAGCGGAGAGTCACAAGCGAGGTCGGAGTCTCGAAGGTGGGCTGCTCTTCAGAGAGAAGGACGACGATCTCGCATTGTTCAAGGAAATGCAGACACGAGAAAGAGATAACTTTTTGCTCCAGTCCGACGATGATCTTGAAGATGTATTTT CTACGAAACTCACACACTTCTCTGACTTTAAACTTGGGATCTCCATTCCTGGTAGAGGAGAGAGTAGTGATCTTCTCAATGCCGATGGAGAGAAAAATGACTATGAATG GTTGTTAACTCCTCCTGATACCCCGCTGTTTCCATCTTTGGACGACGATACACCGCCAGCCAATGTTGTACCTAGAGGACGTCCCCGGAGTCAACCAATTTCCATATCAAGGTCATCCACG ATGGAGAAGAGTTACCGGAGCAGCAGGGGTAGTGCAAGTCCAAGTCGTTCTAGCCCATCTCCACGCTCTGGTAACAGTGCTGCCCAGTCAAGGGGAAGGCCATCATCGGCTCGTCATGCCAGTCCGACTCCTAGCCTGCAGAATGCCACTCCACCACAGAGGCCATCTACTCCACCAAGCAAAACCTCTGTGTCTGCTCCTAGGTCTTCTACCCCTACTAGCAGGAGGATGAGCAGTGGGTTTAGTTCTACTAGTGGTTCAGGGGTTAGAGGAGCATCCCCTGTAAAGACAAGTCGAGGAAACTCTGCTTCGCCCAAAATAAGGGCATGGCAAGCCAATATCCCGGGTTTCTCTACTGAAGTGCCTCCCAATCTGCGCACTTCCTTGGCTGACCGGCCAGCCTCATATGTGAGGGGTAGTTCTCCAGCATCTAGAAATAGTCGGCAATCGGTTTCCCCAACTGCTTCTAGAAGTGTGGCGTCATCTTATGGCCATGAGCGAGATCACTTCAGTTCACATAGCAGAGGTTCTGTGGCATCATCTGGTGATGATGATGTGGACTCTCTACAGTCGATTCAAGTGGGAAGTCTGGACCGATCGACTTTAAGAAAAGTTGGTTCCTCTCCCAATAGAAGATCTTTGGTCTCTTCCAGGACAAAAGCTGTCTCCTCGGTTTCTGCTCCAAAGAGGTCCTTGGATCCGGCTTTAAGACAAACG GATCATCGGAAAGCCCCTCAGAATATGTTTAGGCCCCTCTTGTCAAGTGTACCAAGTAGCACATTCTATATTGGAAAAGCAGGCTCTATGCATCGTCCTATGGTATCTAGAAACTCTTCGGTGACAACAAGCAGCAATGCCAGTTCTGACCATGGCACAGGAACTGTACTTGCTGCTGAAGGGAGTGACCAGAACCGTGATGATAAGACCTGTGAATCAGGAGGAGGAATATACGCTACTGTTGACCAAGAAATTTTCGAATTTGACAAGGGTGATACTGCTACTGAAGACATGGGCAGTGAGATTTATGCTGCACATCAATCACTTAATATCCCAGTCAGTGATTTTGAAGTTGGCACTGTTGTTGAGAGTGGCCATGCTAATGCAGAAGATAGCTGCCAAGACAGTGTTATCGAGAAAGTAACTGCAGCTTCTGAAGTTGATGATTTTAGAGATTTGGTGCTGTGCTCCATATGTGGGTGCCCGTATGATGCCTCCGAATCGGTGGAAAATGAAGAGAATCTGTGTTCCAAATGCAGAAGGAAAGAAGATATTTTTCTGGAAGCAGACATGGTTGTTGCAGGGGACTTCACACTAACACCAATAGATACTCCAGATAAACATCAGCATTTGAATCAAGTATTGCCGGTGGTTGAGTGCGAGTCGCAGGGAGTAATAGATGTGGACGAACCAAGGGTTTTGCTAGGAGAGGAAAATAATCGGCTAAGGGAATCTTTCTCAAAGGAACAAAGCCAGGTCCATCTACTAGGAAAATCTTCTCCAAAGCACCTGATTGCAGGAGATAATGAGATATTCAGCAATGAGCGAGAAAATTTTGCACCAAGAGTTGGTTCAAGTCCATCACATGCAGATGCAACAAATCAGGAGCTGCAGCAGTACACAGATCATAAAAAGATCGATGTTACTGAAGGTGCGGGAATTTCTTTGTTGCTTAAGAGATCGAGCAGTAGCAAAGGGCATGTTATTCAAGGTAGGACATATACTGTTTCTGCAATTCCTCGAGATGATCTATCTTATGCAAGAGATAGCTCAACCAGCATGAGAAGCTCTTATGGCCGCGAAAGTATTTCTGGATCTTCTTCTGTTGATTTCAGCTCTTCTAGACAAACAGATGTTCGCATACACCGCCAGTTAAGTGGCCTCAAATCTGAGAGTGAGGATTACAAGTATGACATTAAAACTCAAAGCATCGGATCGTCATTTTCGGGGTTTTCAAACCATGCTTCCCAAGGTTTTGGTCTGGCAGCGAGCATGCATGACTTTTCTGAGGATCATGTTGGCAGTGTGGATACTGATGCAGAAGAATCAATTTTAGCTTCTCTAGAGAAGAAGCATGCTTTGGAGACGACGGATGCTGTTCGTACATCCACAATGTCCACCTCTAATGGGGTAGATACTTTTGAATCTAATGAGAGCAGTAAAGCCCTGAATGCTTCCACCACAGATTTGTCAAGTCATGCGATTAGAATGGGACTAGAGGACAATACAGTAGTGTCTTCTAATGTCACAGACACTATTTCACTTGAAAACGGGGCAGTTCTCCAAGGCAACTCAAGGGTTATTACTGAAATGGACGCATCAGCTGTTGCTGCTCCAGGGTCTTCTGCAGGAGAGGGAGCTGGTTTGCTGAGTTCTGGCGCCAGTGCTTTAGACTGTTCAGATGTTCCGGCTGACCACTCTCTAGTCTCATCATCTGAAATGGAAACGATGAACGGTCAAAGTAGGAGTCTTTCAGAGTCTGAACATAAATCAGAGAGTAAATCTCCAGAGACTTTAGAAACAGAAATGAATGCTTCAGCTCAAGAACCCAAGACCTCTGACCATGGGCATGGCATACAAG AGGAATCAACTGTTACAATGGAGGCACGAGCTGGAAGTAGAGGAAGAAGCCTTACCCTCGAGGAAGCAACGGATACAATTCTTTTCTGCAGCTCCATCGTTCATGATTTGGCATATAAAGCTGCGACTATCGCGATGGAGAAAGAACCTGCTGTTCCTCTGGAAGGCTCGCATCCTGCCGTAACCATATTGGGGAAGTCCACCACGGAAACGAGGGATCCACGCAGAGGCAGAATTGTAAGTAAACGCAGTTTGAAATCCCAGAAGGCGAGGCAGAGGCAGGTAGAAACCGAGAAGAACCTCCCGTCCAGCAAGACTGAGAACGACGAGAACATTGACGAGTCTTTGATGCGTAACGTTGGGATCCCGAACAAGTTGGACACTGTAAAGCCACCTAAGCTCGAATCCAAGTGCAATTGCACAATAATGTGA